The genomic segment agattttcattattgtattttgataaaaaaaatcaaaattaatcataaaatgtaattctcaatatattgataaaccataagtattacattaaacaataactaattcaaactatgaatgtgtctatttcatgagatcttagttctaacttaagtttgaaagcataacataataaagtttcttgaacattttttacttcaaaaatgaaaaacaaaaacattacaagatacacaaaagtaaaccatgcatgaaacttgctccatccttcaattcatcatcctttgtgcacttgtctggaAGACAAAATTCTCACATTCTATAATATCCCTTTGGGTCTGGTTGACAAGTCCTGGAAGTGATTTGAACCTAAAACAGCACATATGGACATTAGACACATTATTTCCCTTAAAACCAAATAGATTATTACATAGATATGCATGAACATCAGATGAGATGAACCTCATACCACTAGCTATTTTGCACAGCTTAATGATTATATGtgctaaagacaaaaaaaaaatggagatgcttaaaaattaacaaagacCTGTAAAAGATTTCATTAACCCACTTGGAATCCAAACTAACATGTATTTAGCCCAGGTAATGAATGAATGCTATACTATAATTTTTACAGACTTATAATACCTCACCAAGATTCATTGCTTCATCTGTTAATCCAGCCACTGTAAACACAACTCCTAACAAACCCTCAAAAGCCAGAGTTATTGCATGAGCTTCACTAGCAACTAAGACTGTAACAAACCCATGGACAAGGCAAGCCAAGATGACAACCCAAGCAGTAACAAGTTCCTGAAATGCCAGAAAATCAACTAgcaaagaaatatcaaaatataaataagcataatagaaaacaaaatgaagattcaaacaaagcttgggaacatctgcaagatgaaaactaaaataaataaataatataacaagtgaatgcaaatccaatcccataactatcatataaactataacttaccaaagctataaataagaaaaaagaatacagtgcaaataaaatcaaacttgtcaaacaacttgctgccattaaggCATTATAGTTTTTCAGACAGTAGGGAGCAATGAAGACATAAAGTGTTTCATAACTTTCTTCATAAAGCAAGGCAAAAGCTTGATACATTACAAACAtaatcaagcaaagtttttttttttcaaataataaaaaaaacagctATATGTCCTTTACTGATATTAAAACAAGGAAATACAAATCAATGCAACTTAATCTTAACTAGAGTTTGTAAAAGCAAGCATATTCCTACTGAATTCTCAATAACTTAGTAATATAATCAGAATTTGGTATTATTCCATTGTATGCACTACTAGGAAACAAGATCTTAATCATATTAAGTCACACAATAGCCAACACATATATTaacatcaaaataaaataattataataaaatcaaTGATATTACCTCAAGATCTTAATCATATTAAGTCACACAATAGCAGAGTGAAAAGATCTTACCCCACAGCTCAACAACATTTTCCAATTTCTAAAAACAAAATCTGAAATAGAATTGAATAGAATCTAAAATAGAAAGATTCAGATTTTACccaaaattgcagaaaaaaaaagatgagagactTGGATTTCTAAGAGAAAAATCTAAAATGACAGAGAGTAATCTATATTCATAATTCTACTTTGGTTAGGAGTGCCCAGCAAGAGTAATAGTTGCACACTTAATTGCTACATTGTACCTATAGAgatgaaatgataaaagaaaaattatgccaGGCATAAAGAGTATAAGCAAGGGAAAATGATTTCACAGCACAATAAGATTAAAACAAGAGgaattatgtatatgtataggaCAGTGGTgatgaatgagagagaaagtatGAGTGCTGAGGCATTGTAACTAACTAATGGGgaatttttggttttattttgaaGCGGTGGATTACCAATCACTGCTCTAAATCCCCTCTATTATGAGAATAATGTATGGGGCAGGGGAATAAAAACTACTGCTCAAACGAAAAGTTAAGTTTCCACATATTGCAGTAAAAAGAATCATCTAGTTGTTTTTTATGCCCTGTTTTCTTAATttgttttctatttctattgttgCTCTTTGCAACTACTTAGAAAATAATTCCCTTATATTGCTCTCTTAAACAACTTCAGAATaaaggaaaagctagaaggaatcaaataactcaagaaaataaaaggccaaacaagaaactagaatacactcaagccatatattataacaactcaatgactaagaaacaaaataaaataactcaaaaaataTACCAATTTAGAGAAATAAACAAGAgataaccactataaattccagcTACCTGAGTTAGCAAATAGACATATATACACATTCATCAAATTACACTACAACAATCATAAAAAGCACAACCTTTTATTTACTCTCTTGCTAACTAAACTATGAAAAAGAAACAAGGTTTGTACATGAAACaaagaaagttcaaagaaaagtCCAGAAAAAAGAGTTAACAGTATGAATGCAGTCCCAATGGAGTGACTAATAAACCTTTTAATATGTGGACGGAAAGAGAGGCATACTTGGTTTCAAATATGTATCCAAGGAAAAAGAGTCCATTCCAGAGTTGTTTGATTATTTTGTAGGCAACCCTGTATTAACACAAGTAATTAAGTCAAAAATTTCAACACTCAATAGCTTTGCAAGTTGCAATGGCCACAATTAGCAAAAAATCACTAGTTTCCATATATCTCAAGTTCACATGTTGTGCTTACTTCAAAACTAAGAGAACAAAACTAACAATTGTATTAATGTTAATCAATGCAACTATTTTAATAGTAAATTTTAATATATCAGTACGCTAACAACAAAAATCGGCCTTTAATACATTTTCATTTATAAGGGTTGTCGCTCTTTAACTTTCATCCCGCTTGTTCATGCTAAAATTGGTAGGAGAAGGGAGAaaaagtatattctgttaaaaaaaaaagtttcataGCTTAAGTTGctatttattttcaaataaagggaaactaaaaacaaaaaataataactggTAAAAAAATATAGTGGAATGGTTATATTTACAGCCTCTAGAGAATCCCTTTAGCCGCAGAACCATTTGTCCAGCGTGAATCCCTTTAACACAGCTACTCCAGTAAACTTTATATGCATCAATAATATAAATGCAACCCTACAAAGATTGAATTTAGTCTGAGTATTCATGTACTATATATAGTACCAAATACACTTATGTTCATCACTATAACTTATACTTAAATATAACTAAAATGAATTGAATAATGGCTAtggtatttcaataattttataGAGAAGAGAAATTACATTGAGAAAGCACAAGAGGGAACCAGCCAATGAACCTGCAACTACAAAAAGTGCCAAAAATCAGAAGTCGAAAATCACTTGCCCAACAGCAAAAGAGTCAgaaattcttttcattttcaaCATGGTTCATAACCCATATGAGTATACTATTTTCTAGTTTTATTTCCAAAGATTCAAGCTTTAATTATCATGACAATCGactaaaatttaaacaatttcaTAATTGCCAAACCCAAATCTCATAATTTCATTTAGTTTCTTCCACATGTAGTAGTGACCCTTCACTACAAAACCCCCAAAAGAACTTAACTTTATACAGTGATTGAAGTTTTGAGCTAGCTAACCCTTTGAATGTTGATTTTGAGGTTATGTTTGtgtttgaggttgattttgattCTGGAGAAGAAGAAAGGCTGAGAGAAGAAGTAATGGGTGAAAAAGTATTCAATAATTAAAGAATTAAAGGAATTTTTTATCAAGTAAATTGAATGCAATATGCAATTTTTTAGCGGAGTCAGGAGAACGGCCAGATTAAAACTAATACAGCCCTTCTAATTTATGATACATAAGGAAAACAAACACCAACGCAAATCCCTAGCAAAGAATGCAAAAATTACATTATTAATTGAGGCCATCAGAACTCCAGTTGTAACATGGTAATAGTTGACATCCATTGAAATTCAGAAAAGTTTGACAGTTAGTGATATTCAAAAGGCAAAGATAAGTGATGAGCATGGACCATATCAAATTAAAGGTTCAAGTTTATTTGTCTATTTTGAATTATGATAATATGGAAGGTAGCTTCTACAATTCAAACTATGGTGCCAAATTATTTAAAGAACCTCATGTATCGGCCACTTAAAAAAAAATCTGCATTAACAAATTTGGTCTTTTCCTAATTCAAATCCCAAGTTATTGTACCacctgtttattattattattattgttgttgaatGAACATACGTCATCACTCTTTGTAGAACGAGATGGAGGGACTGGAACAGGAATCTTGGGTGGTGGATGACTACCTGCAAGGACAGCTACAGAGCTCAAAAAAAAACTTGGACTTTTTTTTTCGAGGATTCACAGGATACAAATTATTTTTGGGGGCaagataaatatataaaattgtgTGTCTGTGTGTATGGGATTTATATTGCTAGAAGAATATATATTAAAACCTAATGAACAAAACAATATTAAAAGAATAATACAGACCGTCAACACCAACAGGCCAAGCTGGAGCTTTAGTTGGAGCATCCAAAATTTGCAAAATAGCTTGATCCGCTTTCATGATGGAAATCGAGAAACCTGACAAGGATAACAATGAGAACATTTTTCTTATGTTTTATAGATAAGCTATTTCTTACTTTCTTTCTAAATCCAGACCTGCCATATCAAGAGAAGTCATAAATGATCCTGTATACACTCTATCAACCGCCAGTCCATGCTCCAGTTGCAACTTTGGTACTGCTTTTCCAGAAGCAATCATCAGTTCCATCACAGGAGTGACACCTAAACTGCAATGAATAAGCATTTATTTTATAATTCATTCAAATGAGGATGCATCATAGTAATTTAATAACCATCTCTACATCCATACGTATTTTAGCCTCACAATttgattttgataaaaaaaaatacacacataCAAGTCGCACACACATCTATAAGTTTATATAGATGAAAATAAATTAGCATAATCTACCCGTTAATCATTAGGACAACTCTGTTTCCTCTCGTAATCGGAACATAGTTGGTCTCCTGCAAACAGCAATATTTGGACAATGTGAGATTGGATATCTTGTAAGATGAAATTCAAAATGTTTTCACTATAAGCTCAGCAATGCCTAATATCTAAAGGGAGTGAGAGActtgagcaaaaaaaaaaaaagggagtgcaagaaaaaattataattttttttaatatcaggGGGATACTTTTAGAAGAGAGCTGGGAATGGGAAAAAAAAATAGAGGGTGTAACATTACCCACCATAaattttttttcctatttttctaaATAACAAAGCTAAATATGTTAGTAGAATATAGAGAATGGAACACAGGAACTGAAACAAATATGGAATTGAATCCAAAATATGTTGCAGATTCATGTGTCTTTCAATTTTCATTTACCATTACTAAAAAGGCTACCAAACTAACACCCCCTGTAATCTTAGCATCTCCCTTTCCCTCCAAAACCTTTTAAGAAATCAAATACCAAACCCACCTTCTCAACATCAATTTTTATAACAAGTTTCTTGCCATTATTCTATAATCACCTGACACTTCATTATTTTAATGGCTGATAATTGATCACAGCCAACTCAAtagtaaattattttaattaaaagtgttaaataaaaataaaaaactatatatCAAAGAAACCATTGTTACCTGATCAAATAAAACCCTGTAGGCATTGAGATTGTGATACAATGCACGCCCTTTGTTGCTACAGTACTCCAGAGCTTGTGTCAGATGCAAAGCCACCCTCAATCTCATGGCCCATTTCACTGGTTGAGCATCCCCTATAACAGTGCAATTATAAGAAACAAACTAtccaaaaaaaatcacaaaatcatTCTTAGCTAAATTCAATTCAATTGAGTCGTGAATGAACATTAGAGGTTTATTTGAGAGAAGAAATATCAATTCATAAGCACTACTTTCCATCAATAGCACTTCCAAAATGATAAACAAGCAAGTACTTGGGCAATCAAGGCAATTAAATACCAATATTATATTTGGAAagacaaccaaaaaaaaaattactttttgatTCATAATTGAGTTGCCTAGACATAATTAAGGAATTCATCACAGCACAACATCAATAtgagaaatgaaaaaataaaattaggaATTTTGAAATCTTAAATTTCATGGCAAACAAAAAACAAtcaatttcacaaaaaataaGAATCATCAATTCAGAATTAAcaaacaaaacttaaaaaaatacatGAATGAAAATACTTGAGAAAAGCTATACAAAAAATGCTGTGAAAAATTGGGCCCTCTTAAGAGAAGCTACATAAACATTCAGCACATACATTAAATATAATAACTTCAGCATTGAGCCTAGGAAAGTTGTGTATGTGCATGCAAAAACTAATAAATCACATAAACTCAGACTGCTAGATCGTTGTGTAAGTTATTTTAACTAAACAAAAAGACAAAACAAATAAACTCTTACTGCTAGATCATttgcaaaaatcaaataatgtttgCATTAGATATCAAAAGGATTTTAGATCAAGGTTATATGTTTTCCAATGTTAAGTCAAATCGTCAGCTGCTTTACTATCTAATAAATCAGGCAAAAGGTCAATACATATACGAAATGATAAGCATTAATCTCTTCTTGTGTAGGGATATATTCTTTAGAGGGATTGTATGACTCTTCGTGACCTAAAAGAGGGgaaattttaacaaaaatataataaagaaaattatgAAAAAAAGGGCTAAATCCTATGTTGATTTTCATTCCAGAAAACAGGTGATCAGTTGTACCTGGCAATTTCGGCTTCGGCGCAGGAATATAAGCTAAATGCCCAGACTTTTCGTTAGAGTTGGATTCATCTCCCCACAAGAGGAAGACAGATGGTTCTTCTTTAGGCTCATCAAATTTAATCAACCCCTTACGAATAGCCCGACAATAGCGAACAACCTGTAGATACAGCAAAAGTGCAAGGCCTGAATAATTAAACTCATGTTTGAAATTCCTTCTATTGTTCTATCTTAGCAACCAGTAGGTGAAATGAAAGTTCAGaatgaaaacataacataaatttcaTTCATTACATTAGAgataaaagaaaatactaaaaaatttaCCAACTTCTATATAGAAACAGTGAAGTTGACAATAGCATACCATTTTATCTTCGCTCTTTGAACGAGTGAAGCGTCTCTTGGGTTCAGGTGCATTTGAAAGGGGATGTTTAGCACCATCCCATTTGAACCAGTCAACATAAGGCTGCATTTGAAACACAGATAATTGTATGTGAAAAGAATCTTACAAACAATTGACCAATAAAATGGACAGCTAAATATATACATACTGCATATGGATCAAAGTTAGCATCTGGTGCCTTTCCTTCAAGCAATCTACTAATAAGTTTGGTCTCTTTCTTTTTGAGTTCTACAATCTCATCATTATACTCATCATAAATTTTGTGCCGCCAATATAGTAAAAATGCACCAAGCAAAAGTGAGGCAACATAACAACAAGAAAATATATTTAGCACATAAATGGTAGAGCACATGTATCCTAACGATGTAAAACTCACCAATTTTTGGAATCATCTACACTCGCAAGGAAAGACTACaatttatcttatttttctttcttttttatcttTTTCCCAGAAATATCATAACCAATATGTTTGTCATCCCGATACCACACCAAGGGCACATCTCCAATTGTATTTCGAGGAGCAACCTACTTTGATGTAAACAAAAGAAGAAGTAGCGGTTGAATAAATTCAGCCAAAAAAAAGTAACTAAAAGCAAAACATTAGGTGttaaaaaacaagaaaggtacaTATTTTCATAAGAAAAATAGCACACAACCTCATCTTCAGAAGAATCACTCTCTTCAAATCCTGGATGAGCATCAGAGCTATCACTTCGGTTCTCATGACTATGATCATCAGCCAAACCATCGCCATTTCTGGTGTTGATATTGTCCTATCGTGATTAAACTTAAATGTTAAAATGCAGGTGCTGCTAAGTACCAACACCATGGTGCTATTTAAAcaagaaaaaattaaattttgagcAGGGAATGAAAGGGTGAGTAGAAGTTGGGATAATGAACAATATGTTTCCCACCGTTTTACTGAACATCTCTTCATATCATCTTATATAAGCAGTAAACGTGAAGAAAATCAAAGTAAGACGTATTCTAGATACCTGATCTTCAGATAAATCAAGTTCAAACACACACTCAATTGAAAACTGTAATGTAGAAGCATAGAGTCTACTTCAAACCCAGAACCCTAAATctgtttcttttatttatttttccttcaaatgcaaaccccaaaactgaaaaaataagAACCAACCCTAACCAATAAACTAAATCAATTTCATATAACACAACCAGACCTAAGCCAAAAATTGGTaggaaaatattaataaaaatcataaaCTCTTTGTTAATGTCAAAGGAGAAATAAAGATTACCCTTTTTATTTTGCTATTCTTCAACGAGGGAAAAGAGTGAGAGaaagttcaaaaagaaaaaagcatATGCAAAATAATCTAATGAACCACAAGTCATCTgttttgccaaacaaattgaaaCAAAGAATGAAAAAATCACTTTCTAAATCAAAGAAAGACTCACCTCAACTACTGCGTGGAAGACATCAGCCCTGAAAAAAATCCCACCGACCCTCCAAGAATGGCGACCTGATTAGCTTGAACAAGTAAAAATCCCATAATAATTGATGCTTGGAAAAACCCCCAGAATCCTTAaactgaataaataaataatcccaAATTCAAAGCTCAAATGCTAGGTCTTATCAACTACAATACACAAATTCTTAAAACTTGAGACTCACAGCAAGAAGAAGGGATTCTTTAGCGGTTAGCCTCTCCATTTCTTGGTCGTAAGCAGCTGGAGCTCCTCCCTGTACAGCCTGCTGGACCATTGCTCTGCAAGTCAATCTCCGTCGG from the Humulus lupulus chromosome X, drHumLupu1.1, whole genome shotgun sequence genome contains:
- the LOC133805981 gene encoding uncharacterized protein LOC133805981, with translation MVQQAVQGGAPAAYDQEMERLTAKESLLLAFSIECVFELDLSEDQDNINTRNGDGLADDHSHENRSDSSDAHPGFEESDSSEDEVAPRNTIGDVPLVWYRDDKHIDSFHIQLSVFQMQPYVDWFKWDGAKHPLSNAPEPKRRFTRSKSEDKMVVRYCRAIRKGLIKFDEPKEEPSVFLLWGDESNSNEKSGHLAYIPAPKPKLPGDAQPVKWAMRLRVALHLTQALEYCSNKGRALYHNLNAYRVLFDQETNYVPITRGNRVVLMINGLGVTPVMELMIASGKAVPKLQLEHGLAVDRVYTGSFMTSLDMAGFSISIMKADQAILQILDAPTKAPAWPVGVDGSHPPPKIPVPVPPSRSTKSDDELVTAWVVILACLVHGFVTVLVASEAHAITLAFEGLLGVVFTVAGLTDEAMNLGEVFVNF